The following proteins are co-located in the Desulfonauticus submarinus genome:
- a CDS encoding TIGR00282 family metallophosphoesterase has product MTLNVLFLGDIVGRPGRRAVALFLEQNREDFDLIIANAENASGGLGLTPKNARQLKNLGIDVLTSGNHIWKYREIYDFLDTHTWLIRPLNYPNAPGQGYTIVNTPKSRALIISLQGRTYMEPIDCPFQCVDNLLKNLDFNGPILVDFHAEASSEKRAMGVFLTKRASAVLGTHTHIQTNDAQILDDFTGYIADAGMCGPKDSVLGMNKEIVLERFLFKRPVKFKLADGPLQINGVRVKIDLSSNRCVDISTVQRIFSK; this is encoded by the coding sequence ATGACTTTAAATGTTTTATTTTTAGGAGATATTGTAGGGCGACCGGGAAGAAGAGCGGTCGCCTTATTTTTGGAACAAAATAGAGAAGATTTTGATTTAATTATTGCCAATGCTGAAAACGCTTCAGGAGGACTTGGACTTACTCCTAAGAATGCCAGACAGTTAAAAAATTTAGGAATAGATGTACTTACTTCTGGAAATCATATTTGGAAATATAGAGAAATATATGATTTTTTAGACACCCATACATGGTTAATAAGACCTTTAAATTATCCCAATGCTCCTGGCCAAGGCTATACAATTGTAAATACTCCCAAATCTAGGGCTTTGATTATTAGTCTTCAAGGAAGAACTTATATGGAACCCATTGATTGTCCTTTTCAATGTGTTGATAACTTGTTAAAGAATTTAGACTTTAATGGGCCTATTTTGGTGGATTTTCATGCAGAAGCATCTTCTGAAAAAAGAGCAATGGGAGTTTTCTTAACTAAAAGAGCAAGTGCTGTTTTAGGGACTCATACTCATATTCAAACCAATGATGCTCAGATTCTAGATGATTTTACTGGTTATATTGCGGATGCAGGTATGTGTGGTCCTAAAGACTCTGTGTTAGGTATGAATAAAGAAATTGTTTTGGAAAGGTTTTTATTTAAAAGACCGGTTAAATTTAAACTAGCTGACGGACCGCTTCAAATAAATGGAGTTAGGGTAAAAATAGATTTGAGTTCTAATAGATGTGTAGATATCTCAACTGTTCAAAGAATTTTTTCTAAATAA
- a CDS encoding UbiA-like polyprenyltransferase, whose protein sequence is MMNKLKIFFRMIKIEHSVFALPFAYIGLFWAAKGWPGWTKFLFLTIAMVAVRSFAMTVNRVVDFKIDAKNPRTQDRPLVRGDLSLRECYYFLCGSVVIFCLACAGLNKLCLFLSPLALVWSVFYSYTKRFTWGCHFILGSVLGLAPVAGWIAYSPFFSLPSILIGCGVMFWVAGFDILYASQDVEFDKKEGLFSIPAVFGLEAGFAFSKLSHFLCILFFVLAGFAFNAGVFYYIFLLIIAIILLLEHRVVSPQDLSKINLAFFTLNGFISILLFVGVLLDLFLKY, encoded by the coding sequence ATGATGAATAAGCTAAAGATCTTTTTTAGAATGATCAAAATAGAGCATTCTGTATTTGCTTTACCTTTTGCTTATATAGGACTTTTTTGGGCAGCTAAGGGATGGCCAGGATGGACTAAATTTTTATTTCTTACTATTGCTATGGTGGCTGTGCGTTCTTTTGCAATGACTGTAAATAGAGTAGTGGATTTTAAAATAGATGCTAAAAATCCTAGGACTCAAGATAGACCTTTGGTAAGAGGAGATTTATCCTTACGGGAGTGTTATTATTTTTTATGTGGCAGTGTTGTTATTTTTTGTCTAGCTTGTGCTGGTTTAAATAAATTATGTTTATTTTTATCTCCTTTGGCCTTGGTTTGGTCAGTTTTCTATAGTTATACTAAAAGATTTACCTGGGGATGTCATTTTATTTTAGGTTCTGTGTTGGGGTTGGCTCCTGTTGCTGGTTGGATAGCTTATTCTCCTTTTTTTTCTTTACCTAGTATATTAATTGGCTGTGGAGTTATGTTTTGGGTCGCTGGATTTGATATTTTATATGCTTCTCAAGATGTGGAATTTGATAAAAAAGAAGGTCTTTTTTCTATTCCAGCGGTGTTTGGATTAGAAGCTGGTTTTGCCTTTTCTAAGTTAAGTCATTTTTTGTGTATATTGTTTTTTGTTTTAGCTGGATTTGCTTTTAATGCAGGAGTATTTTATTACATATTTTTATTAATAATAGCTATAATTTTATTATTAGAACATAGAGTTGTTTCTCCACAAGATTTAAGTAAGATTAATTTAGCTTTTTTTACTTTAAATGGATTTATTTCCATATTGTTATTTGTTGGAGTTTTATTGGACTTATTTTTAAAATATTAG
- the mutM gene encoding bifunctional DNA-formamidopyrimidine glycosylase/DNA-(apurinic or apyrimidinic site) lyase — translation MPELPEVETIKNGLSILKGQSITKLNILSTHCLRPNHNRFHSLRGQVVTNISRRGKLLIIHLSSGNFLIFHLKMTGKLILADFQDILDKHTHLEFFFKSNRLFFNDVRKFGFVCLFSKQELLEWNFWRTLGPEPFKISSIDFAQQISKSKANIKSLLLNQKIIAGIGNIYADESLFISKIHPLSKANKIPFNILQNLHKNLIFVLKKAISLGGSSFKDYVNSLGKRGNFQDHFFVYSRAGKSCYKCKNTLKKIKVAGRTTIVCLKCQKRYE, via the coding sequence ATGCCTGAATTACCAGAAGTAGAAACAATAAAAAATGGTTTAAGTATTTTAAAAGGACAGTCTATTACTAAATTAAATATCCTAAGCACACATTGTTTACGTCCTAATCATAATCGCTTTCACTCTCTTAGGGGACAAGTAGTTACCAATATTAGTAGGCGAGGAAAACTTCTGATTATCCATCTTTCTTCAGGAAATTTTCTAATTTTTCATTTAAAAATGACAGGCAAACTCATTCTAGCAGACTTTCAGGATATTTTAGACAAACATACTCATCTTGAATTTTTCTTTAAATCCAATCGTCTCTTTTTTAATGATGTAAGAAAATTTGGTTTTGTGTGTTTATTTTCTAAGCAAGAATTGCTCGAATGGAATTTTTGGAGAACTCTTGGGCCCGAACCTTTTAAAATATCATCTATAGATTTTGCTCAACAAATAAGTAAATCTAAAGCTAATATAAAGTCTCTTTTATTAAACCAAAAAATAATTGCAGGAATTGGAAATATCTATGCAGATGAAAGTTTATTTATATCCAAAATTCACCCATTAAGCAAAGCTAACAAGATTCCATTTAACATACTACAAAATTTACACAAAAATTTAATCTTTGTATTAAAAAAAGCCATCTCGTTAGGTGGAAGTTCTTTTAAAGATTACGTAAATAGTCTTGGAAAACGGGGAAATTTTCAAGATCACTTCTTTGTTTATTCCAGGGCAGGAAAATCTTGCTATAAATGCAAAAATACTTTAAAGAAGATTAAAGTAGCAGGTCGTACTACTATAGTATGTCTTAAATGTCAGAAAAGATATGAGTAA
- the thrC gene encoding threonine synthase — protein MNDFPNYRGDLFYECQECGAHYDGDRLYYTCPKCKGVFLLKDKNFTQLEEIPGKKWREIFDARLKVKDNALRGIFRYYELIAPVFEREDIVYLGEGNTPIIEVNSKLRKYIGQNFFYKNDGQNPSASFKDRGMACAFSFLKYLIRKFNWSEILTICASTGDTSASAAMYAAYVNGAIKSVVLLPQGKVTPQQLAQPLGSGALVIELPGVFDDCMKVVEFLADNYRVALLNSKNAWRILGQESYAYEIAQWFDWELENKVVFVPIGNAGNITAVVNGFLKLYALGIIKKLPKVIGVQSEHADPVFRYYSLPKEKRVYTPVKVSPSVAQAAMIGNPVSFPRVQSIVEEYERKGGDFYVVQVEEQEIIEGMLIANKHGHIACTQGGECLAGLIRAKELNLLESKEEAILDATAHMLKFIGFQKMYFENNFPPEYKIKPKPEFQNYPLQVLDMETKKQLSWEEFVQKAGEKIVEILGIIPRKEA, from the coding sequence ATGAATGATTTTCCTAATTATCGCGGAGATTTGTTTTATGAGTGTCAAGAATGTGGTGCTCATTATGATGGAGACCGACTTTATTATACATGCCCTAAATGCAAGGGAGTATTTTTATTAAAAGATAAAAATTTTACTCAGCTTGAAGAAATTCCTGGAAAAAAGTGGAGAGAAATCTTCGATGCTAGATTAAAGGTAAAAGATAATGCTTTACGAGGTATTTTTCGATATTATGAACTTATTGCTCCAGTATTTGAAAGAGAAGATATTGTGTATCTTGGAGAAGGAAATACCCCTATTATTGAAGTTAACTCAAAATTGCGTAAATATATAGGGCAAAACTTTTTTTATAAAAATGATGGTCAAAATCCTAGTGCTTCTTTTAAAGATAGAGGCATGGCGTGTGCTTTTAGTTTTTTAAAGTATTTAATTCGAAAGTTTAATTGGTCTGAGATTTTAACTATATGTGCTTCTACAGGAGATACGTCTGCTTCTGCTGCGATGTATGCGGCTTATGTGAATGGTGCTATTAAATCTGTTGTTTTGCTTCCTCAAGGCAAGGTTACGCCTCAACAGCTTGCCCAACCATTGGGTAGTGGGGCTTTGGTGATAGAGCTTCCTGGGGTGTTTGATGACTGTATGAAGGTTGTAGAATTTTTAGCAGATAATTATAGAGTGGCTTTATTAAATTCAAAAAATGCCTGGCGTATTTTAGGGCAGGAGAGTTATGCCTATGAAATTGCTCAGTGGTTTGATTGGGAATTAGAGAATAAAGTAGTTTTTGTGCCAATAGGTAATGCTGGTAATATTACTGCAGTAGTAAATGGTTTTTTAAAATTATATGCTTTAGGTATTATTAAAAAGTTACCTAAAGTTATAGGAGTTCAATCAGAACATGCTGATCCTGTGTTTAGGTATTATTCTTTGCCTAAAGAAAAAAGGGTTTATACTCCTGTAAAAGTTTCTCCTAGTGTGGCTCAGGCTGCCATGATTGGAAATCCTGTTTCATTTCCAAGGGTTCAAAGCATAGTAGAAGAATATGAGCGAAAAGGTGGAGATTTTTATGTAGTTCAAGTAGAAGAACAGGAAATTATCGAAGGAATGCTGATTGCTAATAAACATGGACATATTGCTTGTACGCAAGGGGGTGAATGTTTAGCAGGTTTAATTAGGGCTAAGGAGTTAAATTTACTTGAGAGTAAAGAAGAAGCAATATTAGATGCAACCGCACATATGTTAAAATTTATTGGCTTTCAAAAAATGTATTTTGAAAATAACTTCCCACCTGAATATAAGATAAAACCTAAACCAGAATTTCAAAATTATCCTTTACAAGTATTAGATATGGAGACAAAAAAACAGCTCTCGTGGGAGGAATTTGTTCAAAAAGCAGGAGAAAAGATTGTTGAGATTTTAGGTATTATTCCTAGAAAGGAGGCATAA
- a CDS encoding phenylacetate--CoA ligase family protein yields the protein MTRKDRTEGILSRKEVLTSQEREKYYLLKLKDLLNYAYRYSEDVKKRFDRAQFSVEKFKTLSDLKHIPILKKKELIFLQSMGPRLGGLLTKDIGELKRVFMSPGPIFDPEDREPDYWGWTEAFYAAGFRRGDIAQITLNYHLTPAGLMFEEPLNNLGCAVVPAGPGNTNIQLEIMQKLRVTGYVGTPSYLLHLAQKGEEKGLNLRKDLFLEVAFVTGEKFSEKMRSAIEKKFNLVMRQGYGTADVGCIGYECFHKTGLHISSRAYVEICHPDTGIPLKEGEVGEVVVTVFNKTYPLIRLATGDLAYIDNSPCACGRTSPRLGNIVGRVDTTARIKGMFVYPHQVEQVMASFEEVKRWQIEVTNPGGIDEMTLYIEASQFTREADLLHAFREKIKIRPILKIVPPGTLPPQIKPIEDKRKWD from the coding sequence ATGACTCGTAAGGATAGGACAGAAGGAATCTTAAGTAGAAAAGAAGTGTTAACTTCCCAAGAAAGAGAAAAATACTATCTATTAAAATTAAAGGATCTCTTAAATTATGCGTATCGTTATTCTGAAGATGTGAAAAAAAGATTTGATAGGGCTCAATTTTCAGTAGAAAAATTTAAAACTCTTTCAGACCTAAAACATATTCCTATATTAAAAAAGAAAGAACTGATATTCTTACAATCCATGGGGCCTAGGTTAGGAGGTTTATTAACAAAAGATATTGGGGAATTAAAAAGGGTTTTTATGTCGCCAGGTCCCATTTTTGATCCAGAAGACAGGGAACCTGATTATTGGGGCTGGACAGAAGCATTTTATGCTGCAGGATTCAGAAGAGGAGATATTGCTCAAATTACTTTAAATTACCATCTAACCCCTGCTGGTCTTATGTTTGAGGAACCTTTAAATAACCTTGGGTGCGCAGTAGTGCCTGCAGGACCAGGAAACACCAATATTCAATTAGAAATTATGCAAAAACTACGAGTTACTGGTTATGTAGGAACCCCAAGTTATCTCTTACATTTAGCTCAAAAAGGTGAAGAAAAAGGTCTTAACTTAAGAAAAGATTTATTTTTAGAAGTAGCTTTTGTTACAGGAGAAAAATTCTCTGAAAAAATGCGTTCTGCCATTGAGAAAAAATTTAACCTAGTAATGCGCCAAGGTTATGGTACGGCTGATGTTGGTTGTATTGGATATGAGTGTTTCCATAAAACAGGTCTTCATATTTCAAGTAGAGCCTATGTAGAAATATGCCACCCAGACACAGGAATTCCTTTAAAAGAAGGAGAAGTTGGAGAAGTAGTAGTCACTGTATTTAATAAAACATATCCACTCATTAGACTTGCAACAGGCGACTTGGCCTATATAGATAATAGTCCTTGTGCTTGTGGCAGAACATCACCTAGATTAGGAAATATTGTTGGCAGAGTAGATACCACTGCGAGAATCAAAGGAATGTTTGTATATCCACATCAAGTAGAACAGGTCATGGCCTCTTTTGAAGAAGTCAAACGCTGGCAAATAGAAGTTACCAATCCAGGTGGAATTGACGAGATGACCCTTTATATAGAAGCTAGTCAATTTACAAGAGAAGCAGATTTACTCCATGCATTTAGAGAAAAAATAAAAATAAGACCAATTTTAAAAATAGTACCTCCAGGGACTCTACCTCCTCAGATAAAGCCAATCGAGGACAAAAGAAAGTGGGATTAA
- the tyrS gene encoding tyrosine--tRNA ligase produces MISVDEQLKLIKRGSVEIIEEKELKEKIERKKVLRVKAGFDPTAPDLHLGHTVLIHKLRHFQELGHQVIFLIGDFTGMIGDPTGKSETRKKLSREEVLANAETYKRQIFKILDPEKTEIAFNSTWMDKFSASDFVELCSKYTVARMMERDDFTKRWKENRPISIHEFLYPLVQGYDSVALKADVELGGTDQKFNLLMGRTIQREYGVEPQVILTMPILEGLDGVQKMSKSLGNYIGIEEPPKDMFGKLMSISDDLMWRYYELLSTRTMQEIEDMKQKVLSGELHPKKCKELLAFEITARYHGEEAAKRELEAFNKVFANKGLPDDMPSFQVDNNVSLADILFKSGLCKSKGEAKRLCKQNAVSIYGQHKLTDPFYTFETGEYILKVGKKRFLKLKVN; encoded by the coding sequence ATGATTTCTGTAGATGAACAATTAAAACTTATTAAAAGAGGAAGTGTAGAAATTATAGAAGAAAAGGAGTTAAAAGAGAAAATAGAAAGGAAGAAAGTATTAAGGGTAAAAGCAGGTTTTGACCCCACAGCTCCAGACTTACATTTAGGTCATACTGTTCTTATTCATAAGTTGCGCCATTTTCAAGAATTAGGGCATCAAGTTATTTTTTTAATCGGCGATTTTACAGGTATGATAGGCGATCCTACAGGGAAGTCAGAGACAAGAAAAAAATTATCTCGAGAAGAGGTGCTGGCCAACGCAGAAACATATAAAAGGCAAATTTTTAAGATCTTAGATCCTGAAAAGACAGAGATTGCCTTTAACTCTACTTGGATGGATAAATTTAGCGCGAGTGACTTTGTGGAGTTATGTTCAAAATATACTGTTGCCAGAATGATGGAAAGAGATGACTTTACTAAAAGGTGGAAAGAAAATAGGCCGATTTCAATCCATGAATTTTTATATCCCTTGGTTCAAGGATATGATTCTGTTGCTCTTAAGGCAGATGTAGAACTGGGAGGGACAGATCAAAAGTTTAATTTACTTATGGGTAGGACAATTCAAAGAGAATATGGAGTAGAACCCCAAGTGATTTTAACAATGCCTATTTTGGAAGGATTGGATGGTGTTCAGAAAATGAGCAAGTCTTTAGGCAATTATATTGGTATTGAAGAGCCTCCTAAGGATATGTTTGGGAAGTTAATGTCTATTTCTGATGATCTTATGTGGCGTTATTATGAACTGTTGTCTACTAGAACTATGCAAGAAATTGAAGATATGAAACAAAAGGTGTTAAGTGGAGAGCTTCATCCTAAAAAATGTAAAGAATTATTAGCTTTTGAAATAACAGCTCGTTATCATGGAGAAGAGGCAGCTAAAAGAGAATTAGAGGCCTTTAATAAAGTTTTTGCAAATAAAGGTTTGCCTGACGATATGCCAAGCTTTCAAGTGGATAACAATGTTTCTCTTGCAGATATTTTGTTTAAAAGTGGCCTTTGTAAATCCAAAGGAGAAGCTAAGAGGCTGTGTAAACAAAATGCAGTTTCTATTTATGGTCAACACAAATTAACAGATCCTTTTTATACTTTTGAAACAGGAGAATATATCCTTAAAGTAGGGAAAAAAAGATTTTTAAAGTTAAAGGTAAACTAA
- a CDS encoding ChaN family lipoprotein encodes MGLRLLLLICSIYLSACTLSPHLKLDGGYLNQHLKKADYILVGERHTNKCDHIVEKLILQHLLKIGLKPTIGLEMIPEPYQKVLDKFYEQKIPLSKLEKELHWKKNWGYNFSYYLPIFKIAKKHRLPIIALNIPSPLVVKWSKGKSLSPQEQNYLPYRIISANKKQIVYLKKQLKQHLFFAPQIKLNSFLKGQALWESKMAERAFWAYKKFHNPVLIYIGSGHIKNQYGLIYRLKILHPTATIFSFLPGKQRQVTENIYIYKCPSTTKSYLGLKLTKNSSGLKVKQVLFNSKAYKTGFKKGDIILKINNIPVKNLLDAHKACMKSIANKSPVSFIIKRNNKIIILQLDL; translated from the coding sequence GTGGGATTAAGACTACTACTTTTAATTTGTTCTATCTATTTATCTGCATGTACTCTTAGTCCCCATCTAAAACTAGATGGGGGCTATTTAAATCAACACTTAAAAAAAGCTGATTATATTTTAGTGGGAGAACGTCATACCAATAAATGCGACCACATAGTTGAAAAACTTATACTCCAACATCTCTTAAAAATAGGCCTAAAACCAACTATTGGCCTAGAAATGATCCCAGAGCCATATCAAAAAGTACTTGATAAATTTTACGAACAAAAAATTCCTCTTAGCAAATTAGAAAAAGAACTGCATTGGAAGAAAAATTGGGGATACAATTTTTCTTATTATCTACCCATATTTAAAATAGCAAAAAAACATCGTTTACCTATAATAGCTTTAAATATTCCATCTCCTCTTGTAGTAAAGTGGTCCAAGGGAAAATCTCTATCTCCTCAAGAGCAAAACTATCTTCCTTATCGCATAATTTCAGCAAACAAAAAACAAATTGTCTATTTAAAAAAACAATTAAAACAACACCTATTTTTTGCTCCCCAAATAAAACTGAACTCCTTTCTCAAAGGCCAAGCTCTTTGGGAAAGCAAAATGGCAGAAAGAGCTTTCTGGGCATATAAAAAGTTTCATAACCCTGTTCTCATTTATATAGGATCTGGACATATAAAAAATCAATATGGTTTAATATATCGCCTAAAAATACTACATCCAACAGCTACCATCTTTTCTTTTCTACCAGGTAAGCAAAGACAAGTTACAGAAAACATCTATATTTACAAATGTCCTTCAACTACAAAAAGTTACTTAGGCTTAAAATTAACTAAAAATTCATCTGGTCTTAAAGTAAAACAGGTACTTTTTAACAGCAAAGCTTATAAAACAGGCTTTAAAAAAGGAGATATCATCTTAAAAATAAATAATATACCAGTTAAAAATCTTTTAGATGCTCACAAAGCATGCATGAAAAGTATTGCAAACAAATCTCCTGTTAGTTTTATTATAAAACGCAATAACAAAATAATAATTTTACAATTGGATTTGTAA
- a CDS encoding GGDEF domain-containing protein, with protein sequence MSKQELNPIKSKDLFSLLKRLDIQDNPNWIGLLLFIRNLIYYFSSIPDEQKAELQKKLLLFFKEKKFSQGDFYTALLILEKGILENCRDKLSYFKIKLEEEKKVNSQILCEMEDIIKSLLSGINNHTKRLKNFETKTIEQIESNNNAQQLISFIKQQIKNLIEQNQQDSKEWKQRAKLLEEKARYDYLLQNIFNRSVFDNYMKHKAKLIVEEGRKLSLLMLDIDKFKVINDKWGHLVGDDVLKALAKIIKSHAEVSGGIPCRYGGEELVIIFEDLSEEETYLRAEALRIDVEKYIFIPRTEEGKLEDPLHFTVSIGVAEMSKNDSPSDLIGKADKALYAAKTTGRNQVKRYSEVACDYNPS encoded by the coding sequence ATGAGTAAACAAGAATTAAACCCAATAAAATCAAAAGATCTATTTTCACTATTAAAACGTTTAGACATTCAAGATAATCCTAACTGGATAGGTCTACTTCTCTTTATTCGCAACTTGATTTATTATTTCTCATCTATTCCAGATGAACAAAAAGCAGAATTACAAAAGAAATTACTATTATTTTTTAAAGAAAAAAAATTTTCTCAAGGAGATTTTTATACAGCTCTTTTAATTTTAGAAAAAGGTATTTTAGAAAATTGTAGAGATAAACTAAGTTATTTTAAAATAAAATTAGAAGAAGAGAAAAAGGTTAACAGTCAAATTTTATGTGAAATGGAAGATATTATAAAATCTCTTCTATCTGGAATTAATAATCATACTAAAAGATTAAAGAATTTTGAAACAAAAACAATTGAACAAATTGAATCCAATAACAATGCTCAACAATTAATATCATTTATTAAGCAGCAAATTAAAAATCTTATAGAACAAAATCAGCAAGACTCAAAAGAATGGAAACAACGAGCTAAGCTTTTAGAAGAAAAAGCTCGTTATGATTATTTGTTGCAAAACATTTTTAATAGAAGTGTATTTGATAATTATATGAAACACAAAGCCAAATTGATTGTTGAAGAAGGACGTAAATTGTCTCTTTTGATGCTTGATATTGATAAATTTAAAGTGATAAATGACAAATGGGGACATCTTGTAGGAGATGACGTTTTAAAAGCTCTAGCTAAAATAATAAAATCTCATGCTGAAGTTTCTGGAGGAATTCCTTGTCGCTACGGAGGTGAAGAACTTGTGATTATATTTGAAGATTTAAGTGAAGAGGAAACCTATCTGAGGGCAGAAGCTTTGCGTATTGATGTAGAAAAATATATTTTTATCCCACGTACTGAAGAGGGTAAATTAGAAGACCCTCTGCACTTTACTGTAAGTATCGGTGTTGCAGAAATGAGTAAAAATGATTCTCCCAGTGACTTAATAGGAAAAGCAGATAAAGCTCTTTATGCTGCCAAAACAACTGGCAGAAATCAGGTCAAACGATATTCTGAGGTAGCTTGCGATTACAATCCTTCTTAA
- a CDS encoding tRNA (adenine-N1)-methyltransferase: protein MLKPGTLVMLVSQKGKTYFRVLKEEGNFNTNEGVLYFKDILCKNFGEEVLTHLGKKFYILCPTLYDLIKSVKRKTQIIYPKEIGYILLKLNIGPGAKIIEAGTGSGSLTTALAFMVGKEGKVFTYEQREEFSRLAQENLKRTDLESRVEFFIHDIANGFHQQNVDALFLDVRTPWDYLPQAYKALKPGASIGFLLPTTNQVSSLLSHLEKMSFFQIEVIEILLRRYKPIPERLRPVDQMVAHTGFLIFAKKIKKT, encoded by the coding sequence ATGCTTAAACCTGGAACATTGGTAATGCTCGTAAGTCAAAAGGGCAAGACCTACTTTAGAGTTTTAAAAGAAGAAGGCAATTTTAACACAAATGAAGGTGTTTTATATTTTAAAGATATTCTTTGCAAAAATTTTGGCGAGGAAGTTCTTACCCATCTAGGAAAAAAGTTCTATATTCTCTGCCCCACTCTTTATGATCTTATAAAATCTGTTAAAAGAAAAACCCAAATTATTTATCCTAAAGAAATTGGTTATATTCTTCTCAAATTAAATATTGGACCAGGAGCTAAAATTATTGAGGCAGGCACAGGCTCTGGATCATTAACCACAGCACTAGCTTTTATGGTTGGAAAAGAAGGAAAAGTGTTTACTTATGAACAAAGAGAAGAATTTAGTCGTCTTGCTCAAGAGAACCTAAAAAGGACTGATCTAGAATCCAGAGTAGAATTTTTTATCCACGATATAGCAAACGGTTTTCACCAACAAAACGTAGATGCTCTCTTCTTAGACGTAAGAACTCCTTGGGACTACCTTCCACAAGCATACAAAGCCTTAAAGCCAGGAGCAAGCATTGGTTTTTTATTACCAACCACAAATCAAGTAAGTTCTCTTCTTAGTCATTTAGAAAAAATGTCTTTTTTCCAAATAGAAGTAATCGAAATCTTACTACGTCGGTATAAACCAATACCAGAAAGGCTTAGACCAGTAGATCAAATGGTAGCACATACTGGTTTTTTAATCTTTGCCAAAAAAATAAAAAAGACTTAA